The genomic DNA CGATCCGGCACTCGACAGCGAAACCGCCATCCACGAGGCGCAGCTGCGTGCGGCCGGCATCCCGCTGGATCCGCCGGCGGGCTGGCAGCCGCCCTACCGGTAAGCCACGTGCTGCAGGGCGATGCGCAGAAGCCATTACCGCCGTCGCGCGACCCCGTCGCCAGCACGGTGATGAGTGCGGCCTACGTCCGGGGCTGCACCGCGCGGACGGCGCCGTGCTGGCGATGCCGGAGATCGATTGGCCGCCAGCGAAGTGCCCTCCAACAGCCACGCTCGGATAGCCGGGATCAACGTGCCGCCGGGCGGCTGGACGCCCACCGCATGACAGCCATGCGCGTTGCCGTGATGCTACTCGCCAGCACATTGGCCGCTTGCGCCGGCCACCGCGGCCACGTGATACACGAGATGGTCCCGCCGGCAGGCCGCGCACCGTATCCCCTCGGCGCGCAGCAACGCCTGTTCCTGATGCCGGTCCCGGTGACCGCGCCGATGCCGACGCTTGTCGCAGGCCGCTGGCCGCGTGTCGCCACCGTGGTCTGCGTCGAGTTCACCGTCACCATCGCGGGCGAGACCGTGGACATCGATACTGCCGGCCAGACCGGATGCGGTGGCTCGGCCCCGCTTGACCCCGCCCACCACGCGCGGCTGCGTGCAGCAGTCGAGGATGCGCTCGCGCGGTGGACGTGGCGCTCCGGTGCCATCTGCACGTTTCCGGAAGGCCTCCAGCCCAATGATGCGTGCCGCGCCCCCGGCATCCTCTACGAGGCGGTGCCAATGCGGCTGGATTACCGCTTCACGTTCGAACCCGGTCGCCAGGTCGACAAATAGCGCTGGGAGTCAGTTGGGCTGGCGCTCGCTAATCGCCGTGTGGCCGACGCTGGCCACGATGCGGGTGGGCACCATCAGGCTCCGTTTCTTGTCGAGGGTTTTCGTTTTTCGTCTCCAGCCCAATTGCGGGGCCATATCCAGGCGCCTGCCGGGTGTTTCACCGACCAAGGCGGTATCGGGCGCCGACTCGGGGGAATACCCGGCAGGCGCCCTTGCGCAAGTTCACGCCTTTGCTCGGTGTCCAAACCCGAATGGTTTCGCTCAACCAGACGCGCCGGTGAACCCTTCTCAATCCGCCGGCACTGTCCGCGTTGCCGCCCATTCGCGCAGTCCGTCGACCTGCTCGCGCATCACCACCGAGAGCGGCCGTGTCTGCCTGAGCTCGGCACGCAGGCCGAAGTCGCCGAGCGGTGCGTCGGCCGCGTGCGCTGCATACAGCGTGGAGACGATCGCCTGCTCGATCTCGGCACCGGAAAAACCCTCGGATGCCGCAGCCAGCGCGTCGAGATCGAAGTTGGCCGGGTCGAACCCGCGCGACGTCAGGTGCAGCGCGAACACCTCGCGCCGCACCTCCGCCACCGGCAGGTCGACGAAGAAGATCTCGTCGAAGCGGCCCTTGCGCAGCAGTTCCGCCGGCAGCTCATGCACCTGGTTGGCGGTGGCGACCAGGAACACCTTCGATTTGCGCTCCGCCATCCAGGTCAGCAGGTAGCCGAGCACGCGCCGCGACACCCCGCCATCCTCGCCGCCGGTCGAGGCCGCCAGCCCCTTCTCGATCTCGTCGATCCACAGCACGCACGGCGCCAGCTGTTCGGTGGAGGCCAGCGCCGCGCGCAGGTTCGATTCGGTTTCGCCGTGGTACTTGTTGTAGAGCGTGCCGAAATCCAGCCGCACCAGCGGCACCCCGAAGCCGCCGGCGATCGCCTTGGCCAGCATCGACTTGCCGCAGCCCTGCACGCCCAGCAGCAGCACGCCCCTGGGTGGGTCCAGGCCGGGCGGCGCATCGCCTTCGACGAACACGCGGCGGCGCTGTTCCACCCAGCGCTTGAGCCGGCGCGCGCCGGCGACGTCGCCGAAACGCGCGGTGTCGTACTCGAAGTGCAGGTGCCCGCTGCGGTTGAGCAGTTCGAAGCGCAGCTTCTGCAGCTTCGGCAGGTCGCTTTCGCACAGCACGCCGTCGTCGAACACCAGGTGCCGGGCGATGCGCTGCGCGTCGGGCAGGCTCAGGCCCTGCAGGTTGCGCACGATGCGCTGCACGACCTGCTCGTCCGTCTCCACCCGACGCCCGCCGTGCTCGGCGGCGTAGGCGCTGGCGACCTCGCGCACCACGCGCAACAGCGCGGCCTGGTCGGGCAGGCGCGGCGCGTAACGCACGGCCATCGCCTCGAGCTCGTCGGGCAGCTCCACCCGGTGGCCCACCAGCACGATCACGTGCGGCAGGCATTCGCGCCGCTGCAGCAGGTCACGCAGCTGGCGGCGCGTGCCCGCCACGTCCAGGTACGGATGCACGTCGAGCAGCAGGTAGACCCCGCGCTGCTCGGCACCCCGGATCGCGCGCAGCAGGGTGCCGACATCGGCCGCGCCGTCGGGTTCGTCCTCGCGGTCGAGGTCGATGCGGCGCAGCCCCTCGGTGATCGACCAGCGGTACATCGCCCGCCAGACATGCCGCAGGGACTGCCGGAACAGCGCCACCGCGCCCGGCTCGTCGCGGGTTTCGATGACGATCAACGGCGTGTCGGCGCGGATCAGCGCCACCAGGTCCTGCAGTTCGCTCATGCGTGGCTCCCCCGAAGCCGCGTGAAGATATCAGTTCGGCGGGCGTCGCCGGTGCGGTGTACGCTCGGGCTTCCACTCGGCGGAGCACGCGATGAAGACGATCCTGGTGGCGAGTTCCAAGGGCGGCGTGGGCAAGACCACCATCGCCTCCCACCTTGCGGCGCGCTCGGCGCTGGATGGCCGGCGCACGGTGCTGGTGGATGCGGATCCGCAGGGGTCGTCGATGCGCTGGGCCGAACGCCGTGCCGGGCTCGACAGCGCGGTGCTCCCGGTCGATGGCAGCCGCCGCCGCAAGCAGGCCTGGAATGCGATCCCCGGTGATGCCGACACCGTGGTGATCGATGCCGGCGCCGGCGCGATGCGCGAGGATCTCGACCCCTGGCTCGAGCACGCCGAGGCGCTGGTGGTGCCGGTGCTGCCGTCGGCGCTCGACATCGACGCCACCGTGGCCTTCCTCAACGGCATCGCCGAACATCCGCGGGTGCGCTCGCGCGAACTGCGCGTGGGCCTGGTCGGCAACCGCCTGCGGCCGTGGACCAACGCCTCGCAGCAGGCGATGGAACTGCTCGCCCAGTGGCCATACCCGGTGGTTGCGCAGCTGCGCGACAGCCAGGCCTACGTGGTGATGGTCGCGCTGGGCCGCAGCCTGTTCGACTACAACTCCCAGCAGGTGCGCGAGCACCAGGCCGACTGGCAGCCGCTGCTGAAGTGGGTGCGACGCAAGCCATGACCCCGTTGCCGATGCGCCGTGATGGCGCGATACCGAGTCCCTGATGCGCGAACTGATCCTGCTGCGACACGCCCACGCCGAATCGGCGCATCCCGACCAGCCCGACTTCGACCGGCCGCTGTCGGCCGACGGCCTTGCCGAGGCCGAGGCCGCGGCGCGCTGGCTGCTCGAACAGCGCCTGATCCCCGACCAGGTGCTGTGCTCGCCGGCACGGCGCACGCGCGAGACGCTGGAAGCCGCGCTCGCGGTGCTGGGCTATGTCGACCAGCGCCTGGAGCCGTCGATCTACGAGGCCACCCCCGGCACGCTGGCCGCGTTGCTGGACCGCTACCGCGACACCGAACGCGTGCTGCTGGTCGGCCACAACCCGGGGCTGGAGCGTCTCGTCGCACTGCTGCACAGCGGCCAGTCGGGCGACTACCGCGGCATGCCGCCGGCGGGGGTGGCGGTGCTGGAGTTCGATGAAGGTGCCGCCGTGGAACCCGGTGCGGCGCGCCTTGCCGCGTTCTGGTGGCCGTGACCGGCAGGACCGCGGAACGCTGGTGCTGTGCCTGGCTGTTGCTGCTGGTGGCCTGCCTGCCACGGCCGGCGACTGCGCTCGATGTCACCCGCGTGGATGCGCAGGACTCGGAGGTCGGCTTCGTGCTGCGCACCCGCTGGGGCCAGCGCCTGGAAGGGCGCATCCCGGTGCTGAGCGGTGACGTGCGCCCGGTGGGCGCCGGCCTGCGCCAGGTGCGGCTGCGGCTGTCGGCACGCGATGTCGAGATCGTCGGCCATCCACGCTACACCCAGCTCACCCGCGACGAGGCGTTCTTCGATGCCGACCGGCATCCCGAGGTGAGCTTCGTGTCGGATCCGTTCGGCCCCGAACTGGTGCGCACCGGCGGCGCGCTGGTGGGCGTGCTGCAGTTGCGCGGGGTGGAGCGTCGCGAGACCTTCCATGTCGAGCCCGCGCCCTGCGAACAGCCGATGCGCGAATGCGCGGTGGTGGCCGCCGGGGTGGTCAACCGTGGCGACTATGCGATGGACCGCTGGAGCTTCGCACTCGGCGAGCGCGTGCAGTTCCGGCTGTCGCTGCGTGGCACGGAGGCGGCCGCGCCGTGACTGCCGTGCTGCGTGCGTGCCTGGCCGCGCTGCTGGCGCTGGCCACCAGCGGCTGCGCCGGGCTCGGCGCGGTGCAGCGCGCCGAGGCCCAGCGCATCGCCGATGCCGCGCGCGACACCGTACTGGAATGCGATGACCCCGTCGGGCGCTGCGCGCGCGAGTCGCCGCTGCGCGCGCTCGCCAGCCGCGCCTATGCGGCCAGCACGCCGGACGCGCCGCGCCACTACGCGCTGATGCTCGACTACGGCCAGGACGCGTTGCTCGCGCGGCTGGACCTGATCCGCGGCGCGCGCGAGTCGATCGACCTGCAGACCTACATCTTCGACGAGGACGATTCCGGGCATCTGATCCTCGACGAACTGCTCACCGCGGCGCGGCGTGGCGTGCGCGTGCGCATGCTGGTCGACCAGCTCTCCGCGCTGCGCAACGTCGACACCCTGGCCGCGCTGGTGTCGGCGCACGCCAACTTCGAGCTCCGGGTCTACAACCCGGTGCTGGGCCGCGCGCGCATCAGCTATCCGATGTATGTCGCCGCGGCAGCCTGCTGCTGGCGCCAGCTCAACCGCCGCATGCACAACAAGATGCTGCTGGTGGACGGCATCGTCGGCCTCACCGGCGGGCGCAACTACCAGGACAGCTATTTCGACTGGGACTCCAGCTACAACTTCCGCGATCGCGACATCCTCGTCGGCGGTCCGGTCACCCGCGACATGCAGGCCAACTTCAACGCGTTCTGGATCGCACCGCTGAGCATTCCGGCCGCGCAGCTGTCCGATGTCGGCCGGCGCCTGCTGCGGCATGGCGCACCGGAGATGCCGCACGAACCATTCGCCGCGCCCGACCGCGTGGCCACGGTGTCGCGCCAGGCCGATGACCCGCTGCTGCTCGGGCAGCGGCTGGTGGATGCCGTGATCGCGGTGGGCGAGGTCGAGTTCATTGCCGACACGCCGGCCAAGCATCGTCCGGGGCAGCGTGCGCTGGCGCCGTCGACCGGGCGCCTGCGCGAGCTGATCGAGT from Luteimonas sp. YGD11-2 includes the following:
- a CDS encoding histidine phosphatase family protein — its product is MRELILLRHAHAESAHPDQPDFDRPLSADGLAEAEAAARWLLEQRLIPDQVLCSPARRTRETLEAALAVLGYVDQRLEPSIYEATPGTLAALLDRYRDTERVLLVGHNPGLERLVALLHSGQSGDYRGMPPAGVAVLEFDEGAAVEPGAARLAAFWWP
- a CDS encoding AAA family ATPase, coding for MSELQDLVALIRADTPLIVIETRDEPGAVALFRQSLRHVWRAMYRWSITEGLRRIDLDREDEPDGAADVGTLLRAIRGAEQRGVYLLLDVHPYLDVAGTRRQLRDLLQRRECLPHVIVLVGHRVELPDELEAMAVRYAPRLPDQAALLRVVREVASAYAAEHGGRRVETDEQVVQRIVRNLQGLSLPDAQRIARHLVFDDGVLCESDLPKLQKLRFELLNRSGHLHFEYDTARFGDVAGARRLKRWVEQRRRVFVEGDAPPGLDPPRGVLLLGVQGCGKSMLAKAIAGGFGVPLVRLDFGTLYNKYHGETESNLRAALASTEQLAPCVLWIDEIEKGLAASTGGEDGGVSRRVLGYLLTWMAERKSKVFLVATANQVHELPAELLRKGRFDEIFFVDLPVAEVRREVFALHLTSRGFDPANFDLDALAAASEGFSGAEIEQAIVSTLYAAHAADAPLGDFGLRAELRQTRPLSVVMREQVDGLREWAATRTVPAD
- a CDS encoding YceI family protein, with protein sequence MTGRTAERWCCAWLLLLVACLPRPATALDVTRVDAQDSEVGFVLRTRWGQRLEGRIPVLSGDVRPVGAGLRQVRLRLSARDVEIVGHPRYTQLTRDEAFFDADRHPEVSFVSDPFGPELVRTGGALVGVLQLRGVERRETFHVEPAPCEQPMRECAVVAAGVVNRGDYAMDRWSFALGERVQFRLSLRGTEAAAP
- a CDS encoding ParA family protein, whose translation is MKTILVASSKGGVGKTTIASHLAARSALDGRRTVLVDADPQGSSMRWAERRAGLDSAVLPVDGSRRRKQAWNAIPGDADTVVIDAGAGAMREDLDPWLEHAEALVVPVLPSALDIDATVAFLNGIAEHPRVRSRELRVGLVGNRLRPWTNASQQAMELLAQWPYPVVAQLRDSQAYVVMVALGRSLFDYNSQQVREHQADWQPLLKWVRRKP
- a CDS encoding phospholipase D-like domain-containing protein, encoding MTAVLRACLAALLALATSGCAGLGAVQRAEAQRIADAARDTVLECDDPVGRCARESPLRALASRAYAASTPDAPRHYALMLDYGQDALLARLDLIRGARESIDLQTYIFDEDDSGHLILDELLTAARRGVRVRMLVDQLSALRNVDTLAALVSAHANFELRVYNPVLGRARISYPMYVAAAACCWRQLNRRMHNKMLLVDGIVGLTGGRNYQDSYFDWDSSYNFRDRDILVGGPVTRDMQANFNAFWIAPLSIPAAQLSDVGRRLLRHGAPEMPHEPFAAPDRVATVSRQADDPLLLGQRLVDAVIAVGEVEFIADTPAKHRPGQRALAPSTGRLRELIESADEEVLLQTPYLVLSRPAQDMFRALHARDDGPRVVVSTNSLAATDSFITYALSYKYKRRYLREFGFNIYEYKPFPQNAPIDLDATRALDPGWGLAVTGHAQADEARALADIDAGHRDDVRRSAATATGAHAVRAVVADDRPAPGQRTQQQRLPLDREYAALRYAGLGVNRPVPLRRAGLRFGLHSKSLVIDQRVGVVGTHNFDPRGDNLNTESAVVIGDPAFARALAASIRNDMLPQNSWVIGPRDKAPVLSGVEYSLGKASEQLPLFDLWPIRYATSYEFAPGPGCPVPPPPDHPDFRDCHRPVGDFPEVNLGFKSLLTRIFTAFGAGLAPIL